The Streptomyces albofaciens JCM 4342 genome has a segment encoding these proteins:
- a CDS encoding chemotaxis protein CheB, whose amino-acid sequence MTTDRCPADHYEVVALASSAGGIEALTAVLGPLGADLPVPVLVVQHLDPRHRTVIAELLTRRTEMRVKLADADELARPGTVYIAPPDRHLLVGPGGTLTLSGSELVHFLRPSADLLFESVAGAYGAQAIGCVLTGTGSDGAMGVDAIKSRGGTVISEDPRTAEFKGMPEAAVGTGSVDFVLPLEEIAAVIRGLVETKRQ is encoded by the coding sequence GTGACGACAGACCGCTGTCCGGCGGACCACTACGAGGTCGTGGCCCTCGCTTCGTCCGCGGGCGGCATCGAGGCCCTGACCGCGGTCCTCGGCCCGCTCGGGGCGGACCTCCCCGTTCCGGTCCTGGTGGTCCAGCACCTCGACCCACGGCACCGCACGGTCATCGCCGAGCTGCTCACCCGGCGCACCGAGATGCGGGTCAAGCTGGCCGACGCGGACGAGCTCGCCCGCCCCGGCACCGTCTACATCGCACCCCCCGACCGGCACCTCCTGGTGGGGCCCGGAGGTACGCTGACGCTCTCCGGCAGCGAGCTGGTCCACTTCCTGCGCCCCTCCGCCGATCTGCTCTTCGAGTCGGTCGCCGGGGCCTACGGGGCACAGGCGATCGGCTGCGTGCTGACCGGGACCGGCAGCGATGGCGCCATGGGCGTGGACGCCATCAAGTCACGCGGCGGCACGGTGATCTCCGAGGATCCCCGTACGGCTGAATTCAAGGGAATGCCAGAGGCAGCGGTGGGTACGGGATCGGTGGACTTCGTGCTGCCCCTGGAAGAGATCGCCGCGGTCATCCGCGGTCTTGTCGAGACCAAGAGGCAGTAA